The proteins below are encoded in one region of Takifugu rubripes chromosome 1, fTakRub1.2, whole genome shotgun sequence:
- the frmpd4 gene encoding FERM and PDZ domain-containing protein 4 isoform X3: protein MDVFSFVKMPKLSGHRTKSSGWPPPSGTWSASHTPPNGWDMGTNRDGRDCYIDHVSQSSSLEEVRLDGDKFVPPAPRKVEMRRDPVLGFGFVAGSEKPVVVRSVTPGGPSEGKLIPGDEIIMINDEPVSSAPRERVIDLVRSCKESILLTVVQPYPSPKSAFISAAKKAKLKTNPVKVRFAEEVIINGQVPETIKDNSLLFMPNVLKVYLENGQTKSFKFDSNTSIKDVILTLQEKLSIKSIEHFSLALEQRAEGSASKLMLLHEQEMLTQVTQRPGSHKMKCFFRLTFVPKDPVELLRRDAVAFEYLYVQSCNDVVLERFGSELKYDTALHLAALQMYILTINTKQSQKVSLKYIEKEWGLALFLPPAVLSSMKEKNIKKALTHILKTNQNLVPPGKKLTALQAKVHYLKYLSDLRLYGGRVFKSTLVQGEKHTEVTLLVGPKYGISHVINTKTNLVALLADFSHVNRIEMYTEDENRVRVELHVLDVKPITLLMESVDAMNLACLTAGYYRLLVDSRRSIFNVAKNTDNKETSHAARAKQNYQAIECTYSTPSKGCEDRNIQRCSQDYSELEGDYLDHARCESQPLYITEIHQPQHSVQMAERVECCRIPCSQTYVNVPRSKPQDSRNAKVSFIFGDPPLDSVNPQNLGYQRLMDEGPDGQDNQSPMYRRLGEDYRMMDTIEDGEGYHYATKIFGPSECIEEPLLHDICYAEMTDDAEDEDDISCEEDMVMSDIDKPMLLSLSESSDDIIDLTSLPPPPEGNDEEDNDVLLHSLNLAIAAPPPGFRDSSDEEEQQGAGTRPKGACNDIPVSLIDSVPSHQAEGHTEPLNDAVVTTLQALEALAASEEQSPAQSESSTGVEISRAFSPESSDSGNETNSSEMTESSELTAAQRLSENHLRMHMALTEGYHGTNEEKAEVTAPGDNRTAAMQYNPHEQQEEAKSSVVTSCQIFHSDGGEMEPVAMENKSVSEYFTKMQMGSVMGRQRVKPREAEGRIQGDACESFDRSHMTAQDLAKEEPLHLVGKYNAFTVRDSYYMNQLDLGRTHLKDRQQNWQQRVPGNKMAENLAPECTNDSQAAHTDRLTAKGERQDSIDRSQLLHPHLLSPSKGPVPADGDAASRDNIQQHQIKMASSEQDVTRLYECHLNKRMSSLQSEGVHSLQSSQCSSIDAGCSTGSSSCATPMDSPLCVTDNMHVLSESSIKGLGYVTTEERAYGPPGQGKVGHPIDPTLLRKIHAATSAEPGLGITRESGQRIAKIKETTV, encoded by the exons ATGGATGTGTTTAGCTTTGTGAAGATGCCGAAGCTGTCAGG CCACAGAACCAAATCCTCAGGCTGGCCGCCCCCATCAGGAACCTGGAGCGcgtcacacacacctcccaatGGATGGGACATGGGTACCAATAGAGACGGGCGCGACTGTTACATTGA TCACGTCTCCCAGAGCAGCTCCCTGGAGGAGGTCCGTCTGGACGGGGACAAGTTTGTGCCACCAGCTCCCCGAAAGGTGGAGATGAGACGGGACCCAGTGCTTGGCTTTGGATTTGTTGCAGGCAGCGAGAAACCGGTGGTGGTCCGCTCAGTCACGCCAG GAGGTCCTTCAGAGGGCAAGCTCATCCCAGGGGACGAGATCATCATGATTAACGATGAGCCAGTTAGCTCTGCACCAAGAGAGAGGGTGATCGACCTTGTCAG gagctgcaagGAGTCCATACTGTTGACGGTTGTTCAGCCGTACCCA TCACCTAAATCAGCGTTCATTAGCGCGGCCAAAAAGGCGAAGTTAAAGACTAACCCTGTCAAAGTCCGCTTCGCTGAGGAGGTCATCATCAACGGCCAGGTCCCT GAAACGATAAAGGACAACTCACTGCTTTTTATGCCAAATGTTCTGAAAGTGTACCTGGAGAATGGGCAGactaaatcatttaaatttgaCAGCAACACATCTATTAAG GATGTTATCTTGACCCTGCAAGAAAAGTTATCCATCAAGAGCATTGAGCATTTCTCTCTGGCATTGGAGCAAAGAGCTGAAGGATCTGCCAGCAAACTTATGCTCCTACATGAGCAGGAGATGCTAACTCAG GTGACACAGAGGCCAGGGTCGCACAAGATGAAGTGCTTTTTTCGCCTCACTTTTGTTCCAAAGGatcctgtggagctgctgaggagggATGCAGTGGCATTTGAATACCTCTATGTTCAG AGCTGTAATGATGTGGTGTTGGAGAGATTTGGGTCAGAGCTGAAATATGACACAGCCCTTCATCTGGCTGCACTCCAGATGTATATTTTAACCATCAACACCAAACAGTCCCAGAAGGTTTCCCTGAAGTATATTGA GAAGGAGTGGGGTCTGGCGCtgtttctgcctcctgctgtgctgtctAGCATGAAAGAGAAGAACATCAAAAAAGCCCTTACTCACATCCTGAAAACCAACCAAAACCTGGTGCCACCTGGCAAAAAG CTGACTGCTTTGCAAGCAAAGGTTCATTATCTGAAGTACCTCAGTGATTTGAGGCTGTATGGAGGACGTGTGTTTAAATCCACACTAGTT CAAGGAGAGAAGCACACAGAGGTGACGCTTTTAGTTGGGCCCAAATATGGAATAAGTCATGTGATCAACACCAAAACAAACCTAGTGGCCCTTCTGGCCGATTTCAGTCATGTCAACCGCATTGAGATGTACACAGAAGATGAGAACAGGGTTCGAGTGGAACTACATGTTCTGGATGTAAAG CCAATCACTCTCTTAATGGAGTCTGTCGATGCAATGAATCTGGCCTGTTTGACTGCTGGATACTACAGATTACTGGTGGATTCACGCCGCTCTATCTTCAACGTGGccaaaaacacagacaataaGGAAACAA GCCATGCGGCGAGAGCAAAGCAGAACTATCAGGCCATCGAGTGCACATACAGCACGCCCAGTAAAGGATGTGAAGACAGAAATATCCAGAGGTGCAGCCAAGATTATTCTGAACTGGAGGGTGACTACCTCGACCATGCAAGATGTGAAAGCCAGCCACTCTACATAACTGAGATCCACCAGCCCCAGCACTCAGTGCAGATGGCAGAAAGAGTGGAGTGCTGTCGGATCCCTTGTTCCCAGACCTATGTAAATGTCCCTAGGTCAAAACCACAGGACTCCAGGAATGCAAAGGTCTCCTTCATATTTGGTGATCCTCCATTAGACAGTGTAAATCCCCAAAATCTGGGCTACCAGAGACTAATGGATGAGGGCCCAGACGGTCAGGACAATCAAAGCCCAATGTATAGACGTCTTGGTGAGGACTATAGGATGATGGACACTATAGAAGATGGAGAAGGTTATCACTATGCCACCAAAATCTTTGGTCCTTCAGAATGCATTGAGGAGCCCCTGTTGCATGATATCTGCTATGCAGAGATGACAGATGATGCCGAGGACGAGGATGACATCAGCTGTGAAGAGGACATGGTGATGAGTGACATTGATAAGCCCATGTTACTCTCGCTGTCAGAGTCtagtgatgacatcattgacttgacctctctccctcctccgccGGAAGGAAATGATGAGGAGGACAATGACGTACTGCTTCACTCACTAAACCTGGCAATCGCTGCTCCCCCCCCAGGGTTCAGGGACAgctctgatgaggaggagcagcaaggGGCCGGTACACGGCCCAAAGGAGCCTGCAATGATATCCCGGTGTCTCTCATAGATTCGGTGCCctcccaccaggccgagggccACACGGAGCCTCTGAACGATGCAGTGGTGACTACCTTGCAAGCACTGGAAGCCCTTGCTGCATCTGAGGAACAGAGTCCTGCACAGTCCGAGAGTAGTACAG GTGTAGAAATATCACGAGCATTTAGCCCTGAGTCTTCAGATTCTGGCAACGAGACAAATTCCTCCGAGATGACAGAGAGCTCAGAGTTGACGGCTGCTCAGAGACTCTCAGAAAATCACCTGAGGATGCACATGGCATTGACAGAAGGGTACCATGGAACGAATGAGGAAAAGGCAGAGGTCACTGCACCTGGTGATAATCGCACAGCAGCTATGCAGTACAACCCCCACGAGCAACAGGAGGAGGCGAAATCATCTGTCGTCACCTCCTGTCAGATTTTTCACTCCGACGGTGGTGAGATGGAGCCAGTGGCGATGGAGAACAAATCAGTGAGTGAATACTTCACTAAGATGCAGATGGGCTCAGTCATGGGCAGGCAGAGAGTGAAGCCAAGGGAGGCAGAGGGCAGAATCCAAGGAGATGCTTGTGAATCCTTTGACAGATCTCACATGACGGCTCAAGACTTGGCTAAAGAAGAGCCCCTTCATCTTGTTGGGAAATATAATGCTTTCACTGTGCGAGATTCTTACTACATGAATCAACTGGATCTGGGGCGAACCCACTTGAAAGACAGGCAGCAAAACTGGCAGCAGAGAGTTCCTGGGaacaaaatggcagaaaatCTTGCCCCAGAATGCACAAATGACTCACAGGCTGCCCACACAGACAGGTTGACAGCAAAAGGAGAGAGGCAGGACTCCATTGATAGAAGCCAACTGTTACATCCTCATCTGCTCTCTCCTTCCAAGGGACCAGTCccagcagatggagatgctGCGTCACGAGATAACATTCAGCAACATCAAATTAAGATGGCATCATCAGAGCAAGATGTCACGCGGTTATACGAATGCCACCTAAACAAGCGCATGTCATCTTTACAGAGTGAGGGGGTTCATTCCCTGCAAAGCTCACAGTGTTCCTCTATAGATGCTGGTTGTAGCACAGGCAGCAGTAGCTGCGCAACTCCTATGGATTCTCCTCTTTGTGTCACAGACAATATGCATGTTCTCTCTGAGTCCTCAATCAAGGGCCTGGGTTATGTAACTACTGAGGAAAGAGCTTATGGGCCCCCGGGTCAGGGCAAAGTCGGCCATCCCATAGACCCCACTCTGCTGAGGAAGATTCACGCAGCCACCAGTGCTGAGCCAGGTCTCGGGATTACACGGGAGAGTGGGCAACGCATTGCGAAGATAAAGGAAACCACag TGTAG